From Vigna radiata var. radiata cultivar VC1973A unplaced genomic scaffold, Vradiata_ver6 scaffold_153, whole genome shotgun sequence:
tctctagctaaataagcctaccttgttttaatCTTTTGATAACCCCCTTTGatcctatactttccccatttctttgttttgaagctcatacactagccacaagtgaaaaaccatgattaccttaatcttagggaattttggagctttggaagtgttttgggaacaagtgtggtcttcCTAGGGATTCttatgaattggctagttggttcctcttcttgttttgtttttgcaaatatgatgtgtatcttgtctcttacaatTGTGTCgtaaagagagagaagaaaaatagacaagatgagaaaagaaagaaagaaaatagagaaaaatgagaattttttttttgtaaataatggagtcaagaagagaattgaattagaggttttgggtatgatttgactgtgtttacacttattccccattgctcctctatttcttttggtttataacttctcatccatattttatcctcccttgtccttggccccattacaaccatgaaaagaccttttgatttgaagatgcatatatgtttttttagtgCTGAAGTTAGAGACTTGCCAAgtctgttgttgtttgctttcttgagtgcattgagttgacattgtttaccttagacacttgagagaaaaaatgatagtgcatctgtgaggttttgttacttttgattcacctcttgagctgattgatcattttgccatgtctggaattgcttggatgatttcatgagtatcttCTTTTTTTGATTCTATGTTGAATGTTGTCTACtccttttctttgtccagattccttgaggattgtgtaattctgtttgtttacTTGTGAGTCTTCATTTTTTGTGTGCTGAGGTTGTGTCATTCCTCTGATGTCCTTTGAATTATTCCTTGATCTGTGTCTTCATTTTgtccaggagtgcaaaagactaagtgtggtctattttaatgagttaatattttcttgacttcacttagcttattgtgctagatttaattagggaattgttcTTGAATGTCCAGTATTCCccatttttgctaattgtgcttatttgaccaaaatttattattttaattaatttgaattatttgagcttattATTTCCATtagcagggaaaattttggaagtaCATTTTGGGACATTAGAAGGGTTGCCACATAATTTAAGACTCTCCACATAGGCATTTGAAATtcagttatattgtaatttagttgtttagGATTTTGTTTGAATCAACTTGTACATTATGGGCCAATTTTGGCAAAAGATGTTGGGCCCAAAAGAGGAGGGTGGCTGACTTGGCACCCTAGGTTTTTGGTGTCAGTCGTCACCCACATAAAAGGAggcacattaaattttgaagGGGTGCTGGAATGGTGAGCACGATTACGTCCACCAGTCGCCTCCACATAggaaatttcatatttttcatttaaggcACAAATATATGGAGAAAAGGTGACGACCTGGGAATAAAAGGGGGACGTCCAGCATAGGAGAAAGTTGGAGGTGTCACGGAAAGACCACACACGTTCATTTCATTTTAGGCTGGAAAAGACGCTGCATTCATTTTGGTCTTGAGAGAAGCTCACTGTAATTTATCTTTGGTGTTGCAAGCGGTGCACAAAAGTTGGACGTCTTGGAAGAAGTGGCGCACACGGAGGCATTGATTCAATTGGAAAGGCAAGCAGTGATATTCACTTTCTTTTCATGTGCTTTGGAGTGTTGCACGGTGCTTCATGATGGAGAGATCCAAAGGGTTTCCTTGATTTAGCTTTAAGCCTGCACCGAGAATCTTTAATGCATTAATGGAAGCACCTTGCTGGTTTATCTTACTTTACTGTTAGCgtgtttttctttaaagtgtTGATTCCGTGATTATCaacatttcattttttgtaTTAGCTCAATattgcaatttatttttttcgtaATGTGTTTTGCTCNTTGCACTTAAAATTGGTTCAAgcatttttgcattttttttaagtcCAGCTGCATTGTGTTTCAATTGGTTaacaccctttttttttaaatcttattcCAAGCTGCAATGCGCATTTCGTTATTAGCGAagagttttttattattatcgctgcattgtgcatttaatgttttagcTCAAGTATTGCATTTGAATAGCACACcaagtgtttctttattatcttctgcattttaattagttcacacATCTTGCTTTAGGACCATTcagtttattgttttcattcactttaatgttgtctattaTGTTCAGttgtgataatttagttgtaatgTTAGCTTTAGTGTCCAACcgttttaattttgtgtttacatttgtgttttcatttagttcatttgcattcacaaactctTCACCAACTCTCGCACTACGTTTTTGACTAAATTCTCAAACCAAATTTGGTCCTTAGAAGACGACCTAgaagtcacttcctagtctatactgcattcttattgcacattaaatttgattcggATGAGACACCGATCAGAGACTTCAACTCCACAAGCTCCTTCAACCTTCCCTTAATCAACTATTATTCCTTTCTCCTCTTAGTACTCGTCCTCCACAAGATCGATGGGTGTTGTGGTTGTAGAAGATTATCCAGctcaaataaacttttttagaatcaaagaaaagtcaaaatgaCAATTAATGTCAAAAGTAAATCTGGACCTcgattattattgtatttatagcATAATTCAATACTTGTGGACCCTTACCTGAATGGGCTTGGGTGTAGACCCAGTAGCCCAATGACCCATTTATCTAAGGTAATGGTTAACTAGTCTTGACTAAGTGATACAATGTGTGATTCATCATTATCTTCAGCAAGGCGGTGCATGGTACTTTTAGAAAGCATTCAGCCTTCAACTAGCGGTCGTCAACTATCAATAGAAGGCATGAAGTTCTGACGAGCGATACACATTCGGTAAGATGTTGTGGTCCTTAGCAAGCATTGCTTAACCTTTGAGGGGAAGTAATTGTCCTTTGATATGCAGGGCATAACCTTCGGCAGGTAGTCCTCAACTTTCGGCATATAGATCTCAATCTAATTCAGTTAAAGTTAGATTGTTATGGATCTAGAAGATCAAGAAAAAACTGCCTTTACTTACGCCTTTGGTGTTAAAAATGCATTGAAGTATTCATGGATGACTTACAACAAGCCTTCCTGATACTCAAAGTTGCCTTGTTTTTGAAGGAAAGTGCAGGTCTTTAGTTACCTCCTTATTTTCCAACATGATAAACCATGGATAAGTGACGACAAGGAAAGTGGGTATTGGCCTTTTTCCTTCATCACATTTCTGAGCTATATAATAGAGGAACAATTGAGTATCTCGATTAATGACGTGGCATGCATCGAGGGACTCGTTGTAGAAATTTGCTCATTGGACTTTGACAAAGGCTTGTTTGGTCTATCAAGGAGGAAGTTCACTAGGGAGATACAACATTAATGAGACTCATGCCCAACCACATAAGGGAGTGACACTACTCTCTACCCAGAACCTTTATATAGtgctttattttctcatttctatccaatatGGGACTTGGAATCACACTTGGATTCTCAACAAGGCTCATACAAGCATATCTTCATTGGGGTCAACAAGGCCCATACTCATGTCACATAGTGATTAAGATAGCTTTTCAACAACTCATTAGCTCGTTGTTATACATCAAACATGGGGAGGCTTCAATCGGTTCACAATAAATCGCTCCAAAAAATATCCAAGAAAAATACCAGAAACGAAGTGATCACAACATTCGAGATTTTCCTAAACCCTTTTAACGTTGTACCGGCCAAAGttctcataaatatttttcaccGAACAACATCCGAGCCCCCAGATATCAGTATTTGATCCTTGAAAGCCTTTAAATGACTTTCCATATTAGTATCCTTAGAAAAAGGCTCACATATGGGACAATGAAGTGTGAAGGAACCTACTTATTCATGATTTCTCTAAAAAGGATGGTCATCCTCTTGCTCAGACTTTGCTTCTTTTTGAAGATGTTCCTGCTCAGTTGCCACCTTCATTTATATTCGGCCTTGACCCGAACACGATCTTTCTCATAATGCTTGCATACCTCCTCATTTGCACGCCTTAACTCCTCAATATTCTAATTGATTTGTTGCATGGTTGGACCATCGCCGCTATTGCTTCTCTTGTTCCTCATGGTAATAGGTTTATGAAGGAGTGAGACTACAATTGTGTTTTAACAAGCCCTACGGTGAGTGCTAATTTGTTTTGGTAAAAAGATGTAAGctttaaactaaaaacaaaaaatataaagaactcGTTTGACTCAATATAAATAACACTAAAAGCAAAATTGTTTCTTCCCTTGACTAAAAGAGTTAACCTTTTATAAGTAAATAAGTTACAAAAGGGTTATCTTCCAAAAGATAGCATAATATCACacttacaataaataataacaaaagaaagTATAGATTACTGAAACAGTGAGGAAATAACAGGGATAGAAGACTGACAAACGTAATAAGACTGGTTTATTACGAAAACAAGGTCTGGTTCAGATTGCACTTCCTATGAGTTCAAATGAGATCATAAGGAATCAATCTAATTACAAGAAGCATCAGCAAAACAGAAATGGAAAGGAACACACCAATACAATATCAGAGCAATGAAAACGAAATTATACAGAGAGAAGAATAATTTTCCAATTCATTGCCTACCTCTCTCTTACCCACCCTCTGCTATATAACTAATTCCCTTTCCACAGATACCCTCTCAAACGTGCATTTGGGTGCTTCACACGTTTCTCCTTTTCTGCCACGTCAACTCTTTGAGGTGGTGACACCTGTCCTTGGATGTGAACAACTTTCTCGCATCTTCTATCCTCGACATTTTCTTCCTGACTCTGTTCTCTCTACAGTTTgctctttatttttgtaatgtgaCCCTCCTACTTATTTGCGCTTGTTACAATTACAAAGATATCAACAACATACAACTCTTtcttatacaaaaatatttaattaaatttaaactaattaccAATGGAGCTTGGCCCAAGACTCTTATGGATCTCGATCCAATTCTTGACTCATTCTTCTCTGGACCTTCAACATCTCGTGGTGATTTTTGGTAATTGGGTTCATAGAGGATCCATAGTGAAGTCCGTAAGGCAGTTCATTAGTCCAAATAACGAGTTCCTTTGTATTTAATCCTTACACATGCTCTTAGGGAAGGATTTTcactagggatgacaacgggttgggtcgggcacggatagtctACCTGCAACCCGACCCGACAAAAAAAATCCACCCGCTACCCGCACGGatacccgcttaaaaaatatctgcggatattttaaaacccacggatatccgcggatattcgTAGATActtgcaaatatttaaaaaaatatatttttataaattattaaaataaaatttaaatagaattacaaaaaaaatatataaaatatattataaattaaattaaatataaattaaaatttaatttttgtttcggttgaattggttcgatggtcagtcgtccttctttgctttgttctcttctgatcttcaatccttcttgcgaatgtcatccactccgatgggttgttgacgtgcAAAAGACACTCCGTCAAGACATATTTGTagaggaagattgtacctaAACATCAATTGTGTACTTGTAGAGCCTGTGGTAGGCaagcccattgattaaccattagtgcaatatatttttaggcaatcaaatccaataatcaataattaatattgtatatatttgtaaagagtaagacaatttGACGTATTAATTAGTGCAGTATGTTTTTAGGCAAttaaacccaataatcaatactgtatattttgtaaagggTAAggcaatctgacctattaatacctgttaattgtctataaatgacaattaattttgatcggtatacttcatatatatatatattacacttttaattaaatttaacattgtaaaatataaattaatgttaattttaattaaatttaacttaataaaataaaaattaaatttttatttttactttttgagGGTAATAGATATCTGCGgatacggatagtataatacccgcatcCGACTCGTTTATAAgtggtattaaaatacccgctatccGCGGGTTTCGGATAGTAAATATCTGTGGATATCAACTATCCGTTGCGGATTTTATCCATGAATATCTGCGGACACGgattttttgccatccctaattTTCACTACATTGAGGCGGTTCATAGCTCAACGTCCTCAGGACTATACAAACACTATTTGATTATACTCTTTAAAATATGAgtgaaagataataaaaaataatgcaatGGGTGTTAAAAAGAATTTGATGTAAAAATTACCATGGTcccttttttatctttatttttatttttttcatttttatttttatttttacttttgcaGAAATCAtctctatttttattgtttttcatttgaacACGCTTCATACGTCTCTAACATATGACTCTTTGACTCTTTGCGACAACCTTCAGTCCACTAGTaattggaaaatgttttttaaacatCCAATTCAATAACAATTGAAAACCACTTTTAACAATAgatacttatttaaaaaagaaaattttaatatttataaacaaaataaaagataaaaaaataaatgagaagtgaaaaaatttattaaatgtcaGGACCCAAGTATTTttcttgaaagtgaaagttGATGGAAACCCCACAAGTGAAACATTGTCCTATGAACTCAACACGCTTTAAAAAAAGCCTCTAACGTTTGAATTGAGATTCTCTTGACAACCTTCACACTCCACGGATAATTTTCTCATAAAGTTTGTAGAAAACCCCACAAATAACGTGTGGTGTCTATATGACTCAATGAGTGTAATtgtataagaatttttttaagtttaagttcacttttttttttctctatagttTTCTGaacatgaaattttaatttttataaagttttcattacaaatatgattttccattttctaaagttgaataattttttatttgactgtttataaattaacattttgcTGGACAAAAAGTGCACACTGACAAAATCATAACTAACCAAAATAGACAATTCCTGGAACATTTGCCCCGCTAGCAAAGTAACCTAGATTTCATATGAAGTACTTTGGAGTGAGTTCTTCGAAGATGAAGCTGGCATTGTAGGTCAAAAAagtgttttagttttcttccTTGCTTTCCTTCTAGGCCAAAAAAGTAACACGTTCCCCCTTTCGGCGGAATTTTCAGCCAGGGGTTTCACATTGAAAAATGGAGGCTTGCGCTCTCTTTGTAGTATGTGAATGGCTGAATGCAAACATTGCTCTCTTTCTTGAGAAAGAATACGATGGTCAAGCTCAACCAAATACTGAGATGGCTAAAGAAACCAAAGGTAGTGAGACTTGTATGTCTTGCTTCATCTGTTGTTGGATTGCTCTGTTATGCACTCAGTTCCTCTTTCAACCATTTACTGGGAAACTGGAGCTGGTGGNNNNNNNNNNNNNNNNNNNNNNNNNNNNNNNNNNNNNNNNNNNNNNNNNNNNNNNNNNNNNNNNNNNNNNNNNNNNNNNNNNNNNNNNNNNNNNNNNNNNNNNNNNNNNNNNNNNNNNNNNNNNNNNNNNNNNNNNNNNNNNNNNNNNNNNNNNNNNNNNNNNNNNNNNNNNNNNNNNNNNNNNNNNNNNNNNNNNNNNNNNNNNNNNNNNNNNNNNNNNNNNNNNNNNNNNNNNNNNNNNNNNNNNNNNNNNNNNNNNNNNNNNNNNNNTAAACCAGATGCATACAGCCTGGTCTCTTGTGCTGCTTTTGCTACCATGTCACTTGGCTTGTCAAATCTTACTCAATTTGGATTCCAGATCGATCTACTATATTTNTTCTGCGGAGGTCTACTAGTACAACTCATGAAGATCAAAATGTGGTTAGTCATTGTCGGAGGGGGCTTCAGTTATTCCCTCCTTCAGCTTTGTGATTATCCGCGTCAAACACAACGGGAGAATCTTCCCCTCCAGCTCCAAAATCTAGTAAACATTCAAGTTGATCCACAGAGTGTTAGTAGTAGCAGTCATGAAGAAGCTTATGGTGATGTTAATAGTACTCAAGGCACCTCACCAGAAGATGGGGATCTTAGATTCCAAGACCATCTGCACACTCAAAGTAATTCACCTTCACAAGATGGAATCCAGCAACAACTTATGAATTGTATAAAGGAGCTTAAGAAGGAGAATAAGAAGCTTGTTCCCTTTGTCTGTCGTCAAGTGGACAAATACCTTGAAGCCGAATTTGGCTCCAAAGAAGAACCGTGTGCTGATGACAACTTGGTGTTGGATGCACTTCCATTGGAAATTATGAGGCGCCTTAAGGAAATCGTGCAGCTGATGGTGGATGCAGGTTTCGTGGAGGAATGCAGCGACATTTACAGCACATGGCGAAGGGAGTTTGTAGAACAGTGTCTACGAGAACTTCTGCCATTTCAGTTGCCCATCAAAAAGGACTTTATGAAGTGGTCAGCAGCGTGCAAGGCAACTTGGAAGATGTTTTTTCCCAATGAAAGAAGACTCTGCCATTTCCTCTTTTCAGGTTTATCTGTCGCTGCGGATGTCTCTTTCGAGAAATTTTGCAAGAGTCTGACGATTGTTCTACTGAAACATGTCCATACCATAACAACTCAGAGCTATACGCAGCATACGCTTCTCATCGACGCCCCTAGCATGTTGATGCCATTGGATGAGCTGGAACCGGAGTTCATCGCTTATAACAATTTTTCGTTCGTATGTTATGTTCGAGACATTCAGCAAAGATTGGCTATAATAAACAGCTTTAGGTTTATTATTTACCCTGATATTGTGGAGGCACCTGCTACCGACGGAGGGCTTCATCTCATTACTAAGGAATCAATGAACTACATCCTTGGAATTTGTGAAGGTATGATAAACCAGAGGGATGGTCAAACTTACTGCATCGAAAATTCTTCATTTTGGGTGGTGATAGGAAAGATGATTGAGTTGTTAGAGAGCGAGTTGGAACTCGAGTCTACACGCTTATACGGTAACCCCGCATTGCGCTATATTTTTATGATCAATAATCTCACGTACATAAAGCAAAAGATGTGTGATTTGAAATTCGACGATGAATGGTTTCAACGACGCAAAGGAAAGGTGACACAGAAGGGTAACCTGTATATGAGTACGTGGAAGAAGATGAGGGAGTTTTTGAAGGTTGAAGCTTATTATGTGGCAGCGGagttaatgataaaaaagatCCGTTTGTTCAACCTGCACTTTGAGGAGACATGCACAATTCAATCTACATGGACGGTCTCTAATAAACAGCTGAGGAAACGAATAATAGAAGGCATTGAAGAGTTCTTGTTGCcagaatatgaaaaattttgtgaCAGCTTTCTATCTGTTCTTGGTGATGAAGCTTACGAGTATATTAAGTTTAGATCTCCAGACATTCAAAATTATCTCAGCCATTTGTTTATTTGAGATGAGGAGACCAATctgaaatacaagaaaaatatataaagtttgcaataatttagaataaaaaatttcattgccAAAAGTACACTGTTATAAAATGCGTTTCTAGTTACTACTttgcaaaaatattatttcataggAATGTCCGGCGTTGTTATACATGTGGCAATTTTTACATggtattgaatattaaaatttggatTTAATTGTTTACTTGGTTTCTAAATTCAGTGTCTCGTTAATATTGGTTTTTGAAAACACTTTTATTGTGTCTCAATATGGTAAAATTGCATCAATTAAGTCCTATTTGGTTAATCGTGTTTAAATTGAtaacattgatttttatttttgtgaatgtGTGATGTGCAAGTATTAGTCTCATGAAATTTACTTGGCATATATTAGGTTGATGttaattggagaaaaaaattaattaacacaatTAGGTCTTATGAGAATTGGGGTGTTCGACAAAAGAAACCAAATTTGGGGATCTTTGATCGAGGATTCATTTGGTGAGTGAATTGGTGTTGTGAAGAAAGGAGGTTGGTCAACGAAGGAGTTTCGTAATCGAAGGAGGTTATGAGGGAAGGAGGTTGGTCAGCATAGTGCATTCGTGAGCAAATAGGGTTCATGAGTGAATAGGGTTTATGAGCTAAGTGGGTTCATTAGCGAAGTTTCGGATTTCGAAGCGAAATGTGCAAGGTGtgttttttatgaattattttatgtagTTGCGGTCCTCCCATTATTGTGTGTTGTGTTGTTGTCCCCCATGATAATGTCTTCTGTTGTAGTCCCCCATAATAACCTTGCCTCTATCGTGGTCCctttgtgttttgtgttttgtgttggtcccttattattttgtgtttcgttttggtccctcatttgaaaatgaaattttgtatgGTTTGTTGTTTCAATTCTTTATGGTGTGTTGTTGTTGGTCTGTTGCCTGTAGTTGGTCTGTGTTAAAATATAGGCTTAATTACTTAATTGGTGTgtgtcaaacaaaaataataactgtAAAATATCCCCCTCTAAGGGAGCACTCCCCCTCCATAAAAACTAATATCCTTTGtattaaaaaaggttaaaatataGGCTTAATCCTAACCTTCTTATAAGTTTTTCCCCCTTACTCGGCTAACTGTTAACTGAATAGTTAACAATCTTCCTTGTTTGAAATCTTATTAATGTATGACATGGTCAACTGTATGTAGTTTGACAACAACTTTTATATAGGCATGTAATATTTGACATGTCCAACTCTGATATCGAAGTGGTGTTTCGCCATGGGGGTAAGTTTGTGAATGATGGGTCACTTAGATACGATGGAGGTGAAACCAATACCTTGTTCATTAACCCATACCGATGGAGttactttgaaattttttccaTACTGAAGGAGATGGGTTATAGGAATGTTAAAGAGTTATGGTATTCAGTGAGTGGTGGTTCTATGTTAAAAGGAAGGTTGAAACTACTAAGTGATGACAAAAGTGCATGTCATATGGTCAACATTGACTTATTGAATGGTCAAGGACACTTGTATGTTGTACACATGGTGTCAGACCCTCAGTATATTGATATGTTGGAATATTTTGGTCAACCCTAACATTGTCAGGATGGTGAAGCCCAAGTTGTTCAGGATGTTGAAGCTGAAGTTGGTGAATAGGGTGAACATGAAGTTGGTGAAGATGCTCAAGCTGAAGTTTCTGAAGAGGGTGAACCTGAAGTTGGGGAAAAGGGTACACATAGCAGTCCTTGGTTAGATACATCTAACTAAAATCGATTTTCTACCAAAAACTATTCAATTGTAGTGCTATGAGCCAGTCAAGCCATTAAAATTCTAGGTGCCATCTCATCAATAATGGAAGTCTAGACAGCTAAGTTCAACATCTAAGACTTTTGGAATCAAGTTTAGTCTAATAAATGACACCAAGTTTGACATTATGCCACATGCAGTAATTCGTTAATCATTAAGCACCTTCAACAACAACTATTGTCCATTTTCTGCATAGTGCAGACTCCCCTTCTAGTTTTGTAAACAATTTTACACGTTTCAAATTTCTTCCCACTAAGTCTTCATATTCCTAAACTAAAGATGAGTATGAATTGAGGGTAATAAAATTGAGaaccattattataatataatgcaATTGActtaaagagagagagaaacaagTTTAGGAGCGAGTTGGAACTCGAGTCTACACGCTTATACAGTGACCCTGCATTGCgctatatttttatgttagatAATCTTAGGTACATAAAACATAAGGCATGTGATTTGAAATTCCACGATGAATGGTTTCAACAACGAACAGTAAAAGTGTTACAAAAGGTTAACCTGTATCTGAGGACGTCGAAGAAGATGAGGGAGTTTTTGAAGGTTGAGACAAATGAGTCGGCGGAAGCTTATTATGTGGTAGCGGAGTTAATGATAGAAAAGATTCGTTTGTTCAACCTGCACTTTGAGGAGGCATGCATAATTCAATCTACATGGACGGTCTCTGATAAACAACTCAggaaacaaataacaaaatgcATTGAAGGGTTCTTGTTGCcagaatatagaaaattttgtGACAGATTTCTAGTTATTCTTGGTAATCAAGCTTACAAGTAAATTAAGTTTAGAATTCCAGACATTCAAAATTGTCTCAGCCATTTGTTTATTCAGGATGAGATGAATctgaaatacaagaaaaatgtaTAAAGTTTGCAATAATTTAGAATACAAAATTTCATTGTCGAAAGTACACTGTTGTAAAATGCGTTTTTAGTTACTACtttggaaaaatattatttcataggAATGTTTGGCATTGTTATACATGTGGCAATTTTTACATGgcattgaatattaaaatttgggtttaattgtttatttcGTCCCTAAATTCTGTGTCTGAGTATCCGTTTTTGGGACGCCTCTATTGCATCTCAATATGATATAATTGCCTCAATCAAATCCTATTTGGTTAACGGTATTTAAATTGATAACATTAATTCTTTTGTGAATGTGTGTTGTGAAATCATTAGTGTTGTGACATTTACTTGGTATATATTAGGTTGACGTGTCAGAC
This genomic window contains:
- the LOC106752617 gene encoding exocyst complex component EXO70B1-like — its product is MQTLLSFLRKNTMVKLNQILRWLKKPKVVRLVCLASSVVGLLCYALSSSFNHLLGNWNAYSLVSCAAFATMSLGLSNLTQFGFQIDLLYXFCGGLLVQLMKIKMWLVIVGGGFSYSLLQLCDYPRQTQRENLPLQLQNLVNIQVDPQSVSSSSHEEAYGDVNSTQGTSPEDGDLRFQDHLHTQSNSPSQDGIQQQLMNCIKELKKENKKLVPFVCRQVDKYLEAEFGSKEEPCADDNLVLDALPLEIMRRLKEIVQLMVDAGFVEECSDIYSTWRREFVEQCLRELLPFQLPIKKDFMKWSAACKATWKMFFPNERRLCHFLFSGLSVAADVSFEKFCKSLTIVLLKHVHTITTQSYTQHTLLIDAPSMLMPLDELEPEFIAYNNFSFVCYVRDIQQRLAIINSFRFIIYPDIVEAPATDGGLHLITKESMNYILGICEGMINQRDGQTYCIENSSFWVVIGKMIELLESELELESTRLYGNPALRYIFMINNLTYIKQKMCDLKFDDEWFQRRKGKVTQKGNLYMSTWKKMREFLKVEAYYVAAELMIKKIRLFNLHFEETCTIQSTWTVSNKQLRKRIIEGIEEFLLPEYEKFCDSFLSVLGDEAYEYIKFRSPDIQNYLSHLFI